The genomic region AGGAAGCCGAAGTCGACGAAAACTAAAAGCGCCCACTACTCTATCTATCTGTCTGTCTATCTTCTccttcccccccccctctctctctctctctctctctccactttACTTAGCTCTACTCTAATTACCTACTATCCATCGTCATTCCTGCGTCTCTATTGTCTCCGTTCCGCTCTTCAGTTGCTGCCTAATTATGCGTTTAATTTTATTTCACACGTTTCCTATTTTATTCCTcccgtttctctttttttttattatagtctCTAGTGTCCACAGACGCGTTTCTTTCGTCAGTAATCCCAGCCCCTTTTACGTTGATCCGCACTCTGAGAATAATTAGAGGAGGCGAATACTTTGTTTAATCTTCTTTTATCTGTACACCGTTTATTCTTCGATTTACCGTTTGCGAGGCGCGTCTTTCTAATCCAATGTATAACCGCTGTTGCGGCCACCATCATCTTTGAATAAATTATTATCATATAAGTGTACGATTTTATAAGAAACCCTTATTACAGCGCCGTGTAATCGCTCCAACGAATAGTACTCTGTACTCGACGattcatattttttatattttgtaaactGCATTCTAGCTGTATCTCTATTATTAACATTTGTTTTCTTCATCTATTGACCTTTATACCATTACATatagatctgaataaagtagtAATTATTGAGCGAACAATCGGTACGTATCGAAAATAACTATATCGTAAATCCAGTTAACGCGACAACAAGTTGCTCTCTCGGTCCTAGTTTCGTACGGACCATAAAATGTGCCATTAAAATTCTATCGAGACGGTAAGAATCAAAGTGCGATACGCGGCTCGTTTCATTTTCCAGTcttataattaacaaaattgttTGAAGAACTTTCTACATTACGCGTGTATTATgcaatacgacgtgtacatctTGTCGCGTCTTCTTATCGATGGATATAGTTAACAGTTGGTGCCGCCATCTGTTGAAGCGGAACGGTTAGCAAACCGAACAACGATCAAGTCCATCGCGTACAATATAATTCTCTTCTGATACGATCCGATGGAAGAATGCACTTGCTTCGCGCGTATAATATGAATTTCTCTGGACAGGAAGTAACGAATAGTCGATCGAATCGACCGACGACGAATTCCCGTCACTCGATAATTTGCAGAAATCAGAATACCGACGACACGATCTCGATCGAATTTTAATCATCCACGAGACTTGCCATCCGACTAACGGATTAACATAATACGGTTAAGTCGAATGAAATCGGAGCACCGTCGTGATCCAGCGTATCTTTCGATGTTCTTTACTTGTCGTGAATTCTGCACCGTGATTCGTGTCGAAAAATATGAGATTAACAATATAAtatatgataataataatataacgaGTCGTACTATTTTGAAGAACGTCGCCTGTTTGATGAAAAACATCGATCGTGGTAGCTAGCCGATGACGATGAGTGGACGAGGAAACGGGCATTGTCGTGGTGTGGGGTTTTCTTGAACGCAACGGCAGACAACGACCCCGTGGCATAGCTGCTGTGACTCATCGTCCAACTACATATACATAgacggatggatggatggaacatacatacatacatacatacatacatacatacatacatacatacatacatacatacatacatacatacatacatacatacatagttACATACCGGCGCGGCGCCCGGTGTCTCGCTTCGTGAATTCGTTTCAACTCGAGACACTGCCCTGCTAATTACGAGCCACGTTTCATTGTATTCTCGGTCCGAGGGAGATTGGCAGCGTGCGGATGTTTTACGTGGACGAGTTTCGCAAAGGTGGCCGCGCGAAACGTTCGCTCAATCGGGTGCCTCGGTAGCCGGCGCAGAAATATAGACGGGAAACGATGGGAAACGCAAAACAAGAGAGGAAGGTAACGATAAGGTTTACCGTATTTCCGATCGATAGGAAATACGTTCCAGGTACACCTCGGAAGCAAAGCACAGAATGCGTCCGAAACGTCGTCGAATGCTGGAATTGCTCGAAAAGGAATGCAAAGAGCGGATTCGGTTGACGACGCGAGACGGGGGTGCTTAGCAAGGACAAGAGGGGAATGGGGGGAGGGTGGGTTAGGGTGCGAGTTACAATAATAGAAAACGGGATTTTACCGCGGCGGGGGATGTCGTGAAACAGTAGCGGGCACAGCTGGAGTCCCCCAATAATCGTGTGTCGCGCGACGTTTTAAGAGTGACTCACGAGACGAGAAGCTGACTACGGCGGCGGATCGAATTCTCATTTTCAATTGACGAAACGCTGCTGGTAAAAATCGCAACGATCGCCTCTCTCGGCGTTGTTTTCGAGTACGGAAACGGTatagatcgatcgatcgatcgatcgatcgatcgatcacgaCAACGAAGATGAATAGAAGAGATAGGGCGTGGATGTGATATAAAAAGTTTAGGAGAGGCGTGTCATTAACCGTTTCGGGGAATCGAACGCGAACAAGGGCTATCGTCCTGGAGGCTGTCGGTCGGGCCGACGTTCTCGCCGGTTGGAGGATCTTCTCCCCCTCCGTGTGGGTCGCGTGGAGCCGCGGGCCGGGCAGGCTAGAAACGCGGCGAGTAACCGAGCGGAGAGTCGACCTCAGGACACCGACACGAGAGCGCGCGTTTCCTCGCCAGTTTTCGCTTCGTGGGCTCCACTCCTGCGCGACACTCGACTGCACACGGCTCTCTCGTTGCGCTCTTCGCACTCGACGCCGCTCGCACATCACGCACATCAGGACTACTCCGTTTCGTAGCTTTCGACTTTCGTCGATCAACGGACCAATCGACGCTCGTTAAGGAAACACGGTGAGAAGTCAACGTCCATAATGAGGGAGATCGTGCATCTGCAGGCTGGACAATGCGGAAACCAGATAGGCGCAAAGGTAGGTGGCGTTGGGACAGGGACACTCCGCGTTTCTTCTATCGTTtgtccgaaaatgataaatctTGACGATACGCGTACCCAACGATCGTCATTCGAAGCCGAGAACGCAGGTTCGTTGCCATACGCTCGAGAGGGCGGTGACGGGGGGTGAGGGGGGTGGGGGGGCGAACGTCCGAACCTCGGTATCGCGATGCATGGACCGACTATTAATAGAGAAGAGAAAATAGCAAGGGCGAGGAGTAAATGAAGAACCGCGAGGACGCAGACGAGGAACGGGGAACCGGAGGTCGTGCGTTAATTTCGTAGAGATATCCGTTTTCAGCGTATCGAAAATGAATGTtgttgtgcgtgtgtgtgtttgCAGTTTTGGGAAGTGATCTCCGAGGAGCACGGGATCGATCAATCCGGGATCTACCATGGGGACAGCGATCTGCAGCTGGAACGAATCTCCGTCTACTACAACGAGGCATCTGGTAAGGGAGGTTTCACGTTTATCGGTTAACGGAGAACCGTCGAGAGTTCCGTCGAGGAGGGGGATGCTGCGATGGGTAGTCGGGGAATTTCATGCACGGCCTGAAATAGATCTCGCGAAACGAAGGAGAAAAGGAAggtgttttctttttcttttttttttttttttctcgcaaCGGAAATAACCGCTTTGTTCGTTCGGTGACCATTTCGGGAGTAAAGAGGAGTCGGGGCGGTCGTTTTGGGCGAGCGACGCGTTTAATATGGACGAGGAGTATGGGCACGTTTAAGTATGGACGCGTGTTACCGGAGTATAGGCACAGGCATGTACGAGTAATGGTATGGTTACAGTGGCCACCTCGACCAATGGCGGAAAGTACGTGCCCCGAGCGATACTTTTGGACCTGGAGCCAGGAACGATGGACGCTGTACGATCCGGTGCCTACGGGAAGCTATTCCGGCCGGACAATTTCGTGTTCGGTCAATCCGGGGCGGGGAACAACTGGGCGAAGGGTCATTACACCGAGGGGGCGGAATTGGTCGATTCGGTGCTGGACGTGGTCAGAAAGGAGTGCGAGAACTGCGACTGCCTGCAAGGTTTCCAACTGACTCACTCGCTGGGTGGCGGTACCGGATCCGGTATGGGTACGCTGCTGATATCGAAGATACGCGAGGAATATCCGGATCGAATAATGAACACGTACTCGGTGATGCCCTCGCCTAAAGTATCGGACACCGTGGTAGAACCTTACAACGCGACGCTATCCGTCCATCAGCTGGTCGAGAACACCGACGAGACCTACTGCATCGACAACGAAGCCCTCTACGACATCTGCTTCCGCACGCTAAAGGTTTCGAATCCCAGCTACGGCGACTTGAATCATCTGGTCTCGCTCACCATGTCCGGCGTTACAACCTGTCTGAGGTTCCCCGGGCAGCTGAACGCCGATCTGAGGAAGCTAGCGGTGAACATGGTTCCGTTCCCTCGGCTGCACTTTTTCATGCCCGGTTTTGCCCCGTTAACTTCCAGGTCCATGCAACAGTACTCGGCCCTCTCGGTGCCCGAGCTGACGCAACAAATGTTCGACGCGAAGAACATGATGGCCGCCTGCGATCCCAGGCACGGACGGTATCTGACCGTGGCCGCAGTTTTCCGCGGGAGGATGTCGATGAAAGAGGTCGACGAGCAAATGCTCAGCGTGCAGAACAAGAACAGCTCCTACTTCGTCGAGTGGATCCCGAACAACGTGAAAACGGCCGTCTGCGACATACCGCCGAAAGGCTTGAAAATGTCCTCGACCTTCATCGGGAACACAACGGCCATCCAAGAGTTGTTCAAGAGAATCTCCGAACAGTTCACCGCCATGTTTCGCAGGAAAGCCTTCTTGCACTGGTACACCGGCGAGGGTATGGACGAGATGGAGTTCACCGAGGCCGAGTCGAACATGAACGATCTGGTCTCCGAGTACCAACAGTACCAAGAGGCCACCGCCGAGGAAGATTTCGAAGCCGAGGAGTGCGCCGACGACTTTGAAACCTGCGAGCAAGAGTAAATCGCTCCCCACCATTT from Xylocopa sonorina isolate GNS202 chromosome 2, iyXylSono1_principal, whole genome shotgun sequence harbors:
- the LOC143433246 gene encoding tubulin beta-3 chain; translated protein: MREIVHLQAGQCGNQIGAKFWEVISEEHGIDQSGIYHGDSDLQLERISVYYNEASVATSTNGGKYVPRAILLDLEPGTMDAVRSGAYGKLFRPDNFVFGQSGAGNNWAKGHYTEGAELVDSVLDVVRKECENCDCLQGFQLTHSLGGGTGSGMGTLLISKIREEYPDRIMNTYSVMPSPKVSDTVVEPYNATLSVHQLVENTDETYCIDNEALYDICFRTLKVSNPSYGDLNHLVSLTMSGVTTCLRFPGQLNADLRKLAVNMVPFPRLHFFMPGFAPLTSRSMQQYSALSVPELTQQMFDAKNMMAACDPRHGRYLTVAAVFRGRMSMKEVDEQMLSVQNKNSSYFVEWIPNNVKTAVCDIPPKGLKMSSTFIGNTTAIQELFKRISEQFTAMFRRKAFLHWYTGEGMDEMEFTEAESNMNDLVSEYQQYQEATAEEDFEAEECADDFETCEQE